A region from the Arvicola amphibius chromosome 12, mArvAmp1.2, whole genome shotgun sequence genome encodes:
- the Nenf gene encoding neudesin — translation MARPAPGWRLRPLAALALVLALTPVATARAGQTPRPAERGPPVRLFTEEELARYSGEEEDQPIYLAVKGVVFDVSSGKEFYGRGASYNALTGKDSTRAVAKMSLDPADLTHDTTGLTAKELEALDDVFTRVYKAKYPIVGYTARRILNEDGSPNLDFKPEDQPHFDIKDEF, via the exons ATGGCGCGCCCCGCGCCTGGGTGGCGGCTGCGGCCGCTGGCGGCGCTCGCCCTGGTGCTGGCTCTGACTCCGGTGGCCACAGCCCGCGCTGGGCAGACGCCGCGCCCCGCAGAGCGCGGGCCCCCGGTGCGGCTCTTCACGGAGGAGGAGCTGGCCCGCTACAGCGGCGAGGAG GAGGATCAGCCCATCTACTTGGCGGTGAAGGGAGTGGTGTTTGATGTCAGCTCTGGAAAGG AGTTTTATGGGCGAGGAGCCTCCTACAATGCCTTGACTGGGAAAGACTCCACCAGAGCAGTGGCCAAGATGTCACTGGATCCTGCGGACCTCACTCACGACACT ACGGGTCTCACAGCCAAGGAACTGGAGGCCCTAGATGACGTCTTCACCAGGGTGTACAAGGCCAAATACCCCATTGTTGGCTACACAGCGCGCCGCATTCTCAACGAGGACGGCAGCCCCAACCTGGACTTCAAGCCTGAAGACCAGCCCCATTTTGACATAAAGGATGAGTTCTGA